From Panthera tigris isolate Pti1 chromosome D3, P.tigris_Pti1_mat1.1, whole genome shotgun sequence, one genomic window encodes:
- the DSEL gene encoding dermatan-sulfate epimerase-like protein translates to MALMFTGHVLFLALVMFAFSTFEESVSNYSDWAVFADDVDQFKTQKVQDFKPNQKLKKSMLHPSLYFDAGEIQAMRQKSRTSHLHLFRAIRSAVTVMLSNPTYYLPPPKHADFAAKWNEIYGNNLPPLALYCLLCPEDKVAFEFALEYMDRMVGYKDWLVENAPGDEVPVGHSLTGFATAFDFLYSLLDDHRRQKYLEKIGAVTEEMYEYSKVRSWGKQLLHNHQATNMIALLTGALVTGVEKGSKANIWKQVVVDVMEKTMFLLNHIVDGSLDEGVAYGSYTAKSVTQYVFLAQRHFSINNLDNNWLKMHFWFYYATLLPGFQRTVGIADSNYNWFYGPESQLVFLDKFILKNGAGNWLAQQIRRHRPKDGPMVPSTAQRWSTLHTEYIWYDPQLTPQPPAEYGTAKMHTFPNWGVVTYGAGLPNTQANTFVSFKSGKLGGRAVYDIVHFQPYSWIDGWRSFNPGHEHPDQNSFTFAPNGQVFVSEALYGPKLSHLNNVLVFAPSPTSQCNQPWEGQLGECGQWLRWTGEEVGDAAGEIITASQHGEMIFVSGEAVSAYSSAMKLKSVYRALLLLNSQTLLVVDHVERQDGSPINSVSAFFHNLDIDFKYIPYRFMNRYNGAMMDVWDAHYRMFWFDHHGNSPIASIQEAEQAAEFKKRWTQFVNVTFQMESTITRIAYVFYGPYVNVSSCRFVDNSNSGLQISLNVNNTEHVVSIVTDYHNLKTRFDYLGFGGFANVADQGQITRFGLGTQAIAKPIKQDRVIFPFGFKFNIAVGLILCISLVILTFQWRFYLSFRKLMRWILVLVVALWFIELLDVWSTCTQPICAKWARTEAEASPKPLSSEGPHTDLPSVVVTSLPGSGAEILKQLFFNSSDFLYIRVPTTYIDIPETEFEIDSFVDACEWKASDIHSVRFRLLRGWLQSLVQDTKLHLQNIHLHEPSRGKLAPYFTANKDKKRKLKRRESLPEQRSRMKGTFDRDAEYIRALRRHLVYYPSARPVLSLSSGSWTLKLHFFQEVLGASMRALYIVRDPRAWIYSMLYSSKPSLYSLKNVPEHLAKLFKIERGKGKCNLNSGYALEYESLRKELSKSQSNAVSLLSHLWLANTAAALRINTDLLPASYQLIKFEDIVHFPQKTTERIFAFLGIPLSPASLNQILFATSTNLFYLPYEGEISPTNTNVWKQNLPRDEIRLIENICWTLMERLGYPKFTD, encoded by the coding sequence ATGGCGTTGATGTTTACAGGACATGTCTTGTTTTTAGCATTAGTGATGTTTGCTTTCTCTACTTTTGAGGAATCTGTGAGCAATTACTCTGACTGGGCAGTTTTCGCAGATGATGTAGATCAGTTTAAGACACAGAAAGTACAAGATTTCAAGCCCAATCAAAAGCTGAAGAAAAGTATGCTTCATCCAAGTTTGTATTTCGATGCTGGAGAAATCCAGGCCATGAGACAGAAGTCTCGTACAAGCCATTTGCATCTGTTTAGAGCTATCAGAAGTGCAGTAACAGTTATGCTGTCCAACCCCACATACTACCTACCTCCACCCAAGCATGCCGATTTTGCTGCCAAGTGGAATGAAATTTACGGTAACAATCTGCCTCCTTTAGCATTGTACTGTTTGTTGTGCCCAGAAGACAAAGTTGCCTTTGAGTTTGCCTTGGAATACATGGACAGAATGGTTGGCTACAAAGACTGGCTAGTGGAGAATGCACCAGGGGATGAGGTGCCTGTCGGCCATTCCTTAACGGGTTTTGCCACTGCCTTTGACTTTTTATATAGCTTATTGGATGACCATCGAAGACAAAAATACCTGGAAAAAATAGGGGCTGTTACCGAGGAGATGTATGAGTATTCCAAGGTCCGTTCGTGGGGCAAACAACTTCTCCATAATCACCAAGCTACTAATATGATAGCATTACTCACCGGGGCTTTGGTGACCGGGGTAGAGAAAGGATCTAAAGCAAACATATGGAAACAGGTCGTCGTAGATGTGATGGAAAAGACGATGTTCCTTTTGAATCATATTGTCGACGGGTCTTTGGATGAAGGTGTGGCCTATGGAAGCTACACGGCTAAATCAGTCACACAGTACGTTTTTCTAGCCCAGCGCCATTTCAGTATCAACAACTTGGATAATAACTGGTTGAAAATGCACTTTTGGTTCTATTATGCCACCCTCTTACCAGGCTTCCAAAGAACTGTGGGTATTGCAGATTCCAATTATAATTGGTTTTATGGTCCAGAGAGCCAGTTAGTTTTTTTGGATAAGTTTATCTTAAAGAATGGAGCTGGAAATTGGTTAGCTCAGCAAATTAGAAGGCACCGACCTAAAGATGGACCAATGGTCCCCTCCACTGCCCAGAGGTGGAGTACTCTTCACACCGAATACATCTGGTATGATCCCCAGCTCACCCCACAGCCTCCTGCTGAGTATGGTACTGCGAAAATGCACACGTTCCCTAACTGGGGTGTTGTCACTTATGGGGCTGGCTTGCCAAACACACAGGCCAATACCTTTGTGTCCTTTAAGTCCGGGAAGCTGGGGGGCCGAGCCGTGTACGACATAGTTCACTTTCAGCCATACTCCTGGATTGACGGGTGGAGAAGCTTTAACCCAGGGCATGAACATCCAGATCAGAACTCATTCACTTTTGCCCCAAATGGACAAGTGTTTGTTTCGGAAGCTCTCTACGGACCCAAGCTGAGCCACCTCAACAATGTGCTGGTATTCGCTCCATCACCTACGAGCCAGTGTAACCAGCCCTGGGAGGGTCAGCTGGGAGAGTGTGGCCAGTGGCTCAGGTGGACCGGTGAGGAGGTTGGTGACGCAGCGGGGGAAATCATTACTGCCTCCCAACATGGAGAAATGATATTTGTGAGTGGGGAAGCAGTGTCTGCTTACTCTTCAGCAATGAAGCTGAAGAGCGTGTATCGTGCTCTGCTTCTCTTAAATTCTCAAACGTTGCTCGTCGTTGATCACGTTGAGAGGCAGGACGGTTCCCCAATAAACTCTGTCAGTGCCTTCTTTCATAATCTGGACATTGATTTTAAGTACATCCCCTATAGGTTTATGAACAGGTATAATGGCGCCATGATGGATGTATGGGATGCACACTACAGAATGTTCTGGTTTGATCATCATGGCAATAGTCCCATTGCTAGTATACAAGAAGCAGAACAAGCTGCTGAATTTAAGAAACGGTGGACTCAATTTGTTAATGTTACGTTTCAGATGGAATCCACAATCACAAGAATCGCATATGTCTTTTATGGGCCATATGTCAATGTTTCCAGCTGCAGATTTGTTGATAATTCCAATTCTGGACTTCAGATCTCTCTCAATGTCAATAATACCGAACATGTTGTGTCCATTGTAACCGACTACCATAACCTGAAGACAAGATTTGATTACCTGGGTTTTGGTGGCTTTGCCAATGTGGCTGATCAGGGCCAAATAACCCGATTTGGTTTGGGCACCCAAGCGATAGCAAAGCCCATAAAACAAGATAGGGTTATTTTCCcctttggatttaaatttaatatagcAGTTGGGTTGATTTTGTGCATTAGCTTGGTGATTTTAACCTTTCAGTGGCGGTTTTACCTTTCTTTTAGAAAGCTAATGCGGTGGATCCTAGTCCTTGTTGTTGCCTTGTGGTTTATTGAGCTGCTGGATGTGTGGAGCACCTGCACGCAGCCCATCTGTGCAAAATGGGCAAGGACGGAGGCCGAGGCCAGCCCGAAGCCTTTGTCTTCAGAAGGGCCCCACACTGACCTTCCCAGTGTTGTCGTTACCTCACTTCCTGGTTCAGGAGCTGAAATCCTCAAACAACTTTTTTTCAACAGTAGTGATTTTCTCTACATCAGAGTTCCTACAACCTACATTGATATTCCTGAAACTGAATTTGAAATCGACTCGTTTGTAGATGCCTGTGAATGGAAGGCATCGGATATCCACAGTGTGCGTTTCCGTTTACTCCGCGGCTGGTTGCAGTCCTTAGTTCAAGACACAAAACTGCATTTGCAAAACATCCATCTGCATGAACCCAGTCGGGGTAAACTGGCCCCATACTTCACAGCaaataaggacaaaaaaagaaaactgaaaaggaggGAGTCTCTGCCCGAACAAAGAAGTAGAATGAAAGGCACCTTTGATAGAGATGCTGAATATATTAGGGCTTTAAGGAGACACCTGGTCTATTACCCAAGTGCACGTCCTGTGCTCAGCTTAAGCAGCGGGAGCTGGACCTTAAAGCTCCATTTTTTTCAAGAAGTCTTAGGAGCTTCTATGAGGGCATTGTACATAGTGAGGGACCCTCGGGCATGGATCTATTCAATGTTGTACAGCAGCAAACCCAGTCTCTACTCTTTGAAGAATGTACCAGAGCACTTAGCTAAACTGTTTAAGATAGAGAGAGGTAAAGGCAAATGTAACTTGAATTCAGGCTACGCTCTCGAATACGAGTCATTGAGGAAAGAATTATCAAAATCCCAGTCAAATGCAGTCTCCCTGTTGTCTCATTTGTGGCTCGCAAACACAGCAGCAGCACTCAGAATAAATACGGATTTGCTGCCCGCCAGCTACCAGCTGATCAAGTTTGAAGATATTGTACATTTTCCTCAGAAAACCACAGAAAGGATTTTTGCCTTTCTTGGAATACCTTTGTCTCCTGCTAGTTTAAACCAAATATTGTTTGCCACCTCCACAAACCTTTTCTATCTTCCCTATGAAGGGGAAATATCACCAACTAACACCAATGTTTGGAAACAAAACTTGCCTAGAGATGAAATTAGACTGATTGAGAACATCTGCTGGACACTGATGGAGCGTCTAGGATATCCAAAGTTTACGGACTGA